Below is a genomic region from Ziziphus jujuba cultivar Dongzao chromosome 7, ASM3175591v1.
TCTTTCCATCGGTTCTTCTACACCTTCCTGGCTCAGGATCTATCATGTTCCTATAATCAAACCCCTGAGGACTGAATCCTACAACTGAAACAACAATCAAGTTAGATAAATAAGCCAAGAAATTAAAAACTTCTACTGACAAACAACCATGATGCCTACTATAAACTTCAATCTTTCCAACTTGACAAACACAAATCCTTTCTCAAGATAGAAGCATTATAATTAGTTTACAGAAAGAAATTTAAACCATTTAATTTACTCTAATGCACCATCTCAAAAATTTAAGCTATAATATGGTAAAGCCCTTAAAAAGTTCAAAAGCCAAAACAGAACATGTTCAAATCCCCGGACAAAAATTTCTCTTTTTGAACCCAACAATATCAGTCCTCATAACCCCCCATTATTAGATTATCACCTAATATACTAATAACATGCAGCCCatcataaaaatacaaaacccAGTTCAATTTTTCTAATGCAAGTATAAAGAAACTGATTAAgaatttaaataccacaaaaataaataaataaataaataaagaataagatTGACTTACAGCTAGGATAGTGCTTATAGATAGCACCTTGAGAAGTTCCATATGTCGTAGCCACACTCTTCCAAATAGGAAGAACAAGATGAAAAGGAACAGGAAGCCCCGCCACTAAATGTTTATGGATGCGAGTTTGTCCTTCAAGCTCCTTCAACTGGGCAGCCGTAAACCCAGAGTTCCCCTGTTTGATTACAGCCTTAACCCTACCACCATTCCCCACACCACGCATATTCGTCATAGACGGCGATAACTCTTCCTTGACCGGATTATCCTTTTCTCCTTTCTTTACCACCGACCACGGCTtgtcatcattgttcttttgtGGTCCACCACCTCCACTTCCTATATACAGTAACATCCAAACATGCATatcaacaaacaaacaaaaacacaaaactaCAAACAGAGTAGCAATATCGCATGAAACGTCAAAactagctaaaaaaaaaaattcatttctaagactataacattatatatattaatatatatatatatatataaatatagatagagagagagagagagagagagagagagagagaagaagaagaagaagaaggaatgcCTTGAATGTCCATCTTCAATGTCACATAGAGGTTGTAGAAGAGGCACTTAAAAGCTTATTTGGTGCTTGTGTTTTTTATTACGTTGAGAAAGATAGACCACAGAAAAGTCCATAAAGCTGTGTAAAACCCACCCAGCAGATCTGAAGCAACCCatccaaagagaaagagaaggaccGAATATTTGCAGAGACGAGCACTGTTCCCACACTTCAAAACTTTGCAGCTTGCTTGCTACCATAAAAGCAAAACCGCCAAACATACAAAACCCATaccccctctctttctctcttccacTCTCATAAGTCATAGCTAAGCTTGGAtatatttagagagagagagagagagagagagagagagagagactgagAGAGAGATTAAAGCACGTGTCAGAGCTCCTGACAAtttccattttctctctctcgcCAGCCTTTTTCAGTGTCTCTGAAACAGGCGAGGTTGGCAGACGAATTTACGTGGGTTTTGGAGGAGTGTATGAATCACGCTCCAATTGCTGGATCAATAGGTGCCAATATGGGGTATGTGCTTCACGCGCCTCTATGTCAGATTGTCGAGGCTCGGAGAGTGCGTGACTCACTGAATGAGTGACTGCTTGTCTGGCAGAAGCTTGAGTGCAGGGCTAACACGTCATTGGGTTTTCCGTTTAGCGGGTCCCACGTTTTCTACGAGGACGCTGAGAGTTCGGGCCCACTTTGTGCGTGGCTGGTCACAGCTGGGCCTTTGTCAGTGCCCGGCCTTTGTCGTTTTGCGCTactcttgtttgtttgtttgtgctTCTCAATGGCACCATGTATGGGTTCGCTGATCCCATAAACTCTCCCAACCAACCATCGCCAATCCAACATTATGACCATTGGGTTAGGCTTTCTCTTATATGGACCCAGTAATTCAAAAGTTGGGCTCAAAATGGGCCTGCCATTTTGTTCCAAAACTAAGTGTACCAAAATTTTTAGAATTCAACTTGGCATtcaatttttctgttttttgaaaTAACGAGGCATTCAAAAGTGAACCATGTCACTTCCAATAATCACAAACCCaaccccccccttttttttttcctttttttttttttgttgctaacATTCTATTAATCCCCATTGGAAAGTGTGGTTTGTGAATTCCAATTTCGGATGGGAAACTTTTTTGgcattgaccaaaaaaaaaaaaaaaaaagctttccaAAATCAATGTCAATAAGAACAACAATCCAGTCTCTCGTTTTGGGTGAAGTGCAAAATTTCTCAGTTTAGAATTTTTACCATTGCTTTTGCCATATATGGCTGACAAATCTATTACAGGAATAAATATATTGGTAAGTCTCTAATATTCACCTTACATGTACAGAGGCAAACAAAAAACTCTAGTAGTGGACCATCATTGTGCTTCATTGATGAATGAAGGGAACAGAGTCACATGGGCAAATTGGAGAAAAACACTATTTTAGTTTACGTAAAATTTGGTATTACATTGTTACGTTGTTGCCGACAATATATCTTGAACATTACTCACACACCCATCGAATCCCCCCAATGGTCCCAGCATGATTTTGCTGGAAAATATGTGGAAAGGGAATTCAACTTTCAATTTCTCATGGGCTTTACTTACATCCAGCTAGGTACTTTCTCTCATCAACCCCAacactgtttttctttttcttttctttttttatttttctttttttcctttttctttcattttattatttaattggagGTAATGAATTTGGCATGTAATACAATGGCCTATAGTTATATTCCAAACTTGTATACAAAGAAATTTTCAGATGCTTTTTTTCagttagccaaaaaaaaaaaaaaggataaagaaaaaaaaaaaaaaagagtaaagagCGAAGTTTGAGAGGCTATTGAATAGCTGGAATTAAAACTTGAAAGGCAATACGATTGCTTCATACTGAGGGAGACCCAACACTGAGCGACTctcaagttttctttttcttttttgtttttccttgtttttgggCATTTTCCATGCTAAAATTTGTTGGCAAAATCATTTTCCACACTAACTTGGTAAGGTAAATATGCGAAAGTAAGTAGCATGTACCTCAAAGTTGTCCCTTGCATCTTCCTGAATCAGAATACCCCATTTGCCCATCCCCTTCATTACCATTTTCGTTTAAAACATGCACATATTTCAAAATCATAGTTATCTCATAACGTGGTTCTATAGTCCCAAGTGAAAAGATACTAGAAATATGTTACAATGTTGAAATACCAATAGCCCTGTTTTCAAAAGCCTCATCTTCTTTATTGGATTTAGCTTTCATGGTTGTGGTAACACTAAGAGCAGATAGATTGGCTCGTGCAATGTGGAAGCCTAAAGAATGTGTCCCACTGGCCCACTTATTATGGGTGAGTCAGCAGAGGTATACAGATAAGGACAGTGTTTTACCAAGGTAGTGCCACTACAGTTCCATGCAAGGACCAGACAGAATGCAATTTTGGAAAGCGGCACAGTTCACCAGTAAAAACTGGAAGCTATCTCCCccagaaggaaaagaaaaaaaaaacaacttttcaagttcaaaattaaaaataaaaattctaccaTGCATTTGAATTGACCATTTGTTGCCCATCGTGACCAAACCAAGGTTCTTCAACCTCGTCCACACGGGGTTTAGAGCCGTTGCTCAAAGTCCTTTCCCTCATAGCTAATAATCGCAATCTGCCATAATCCAAAAAGCCAAGCCCAATCCTGTCATTTTACCCTCCCAAAAGTAGAAGAGGAAATAACAAAAAACAACCAAAGagcaaattgccaaaaaaataaaaagaaccaaaGAGGATAGGCCACACACAGCCCTTTTCATTTCCAGCTGTGACCAAAAACATGCTGCCTCCTCACATGGCCCCTCCTCAACTCCACCTCCACTCCACCCAACCCCCTTTTAACCGTAGTTAATTCTCATTGATCATGGTTAACTACAACCCTTACCTCTAGTTAAACCCCCCACTCTTTATCTCtcactctctcactctctctttctctctctgtgtctCTGAGTCTCTTTTCTCTCTACGCCGCCGCCATCTCTTCCAATCTTCATCACAATGGGCGCGTTACAGCCCTTTTTCGTCGTCTGCCTCGGCCTCTTGGCCTTCAACGCCCTTGTTTCTGCCCACAACATCACCGAACTTCTCGCTGCCTTCCCGGAATACAGCGAGTACAACAACTACTTGAGCCAAACGAAGCTCGACGACGAAATCAACAGCCGCCAAACCATTACCGTCCTGGTCTTTAACAATGGAGCCATGTCCTCCCTCGCAGGCAAACACCCTCTCTCTGTCATCAAGAAGGCGCTCAGCCTCCACGTCGTTTTGGACTACTACGATGCCCAGAAGCTCCACCAAATCTCCAAGGGCACCACCCTCTCCACCACGCTTTACCAAACTACCGGAAATGCCCCTGGAAACTACGGTTTTGTCAACATTACCGATCTCCAAGGTGGCAAGGTTAGTTTCGGCTCGGCGGCTCCCGGCTCCAAGCTCTCTTCCAGCTACACCAAGTCCGTCAAGCAGATCCCCTACAATATCTCCGTCCTCGAGATCAGCGAGCCAATCATTGCTCCGGGGCTCCTAACTGCTCCGGCTCCGTCGGCTTCCGACCTCAACATTACGGGTTTGCTCGAGAAAGCTGGCTGCAAGACGTTCGCGGCTTTGATTCTTTCTAGCGGCGTCATTAAGACTTATCAGTCAGCGGCTGAGAAGGGTTTGACTATTTTTGCGCCGAACGATGAGGCTTTCAAGGCTAAGGGAGTTCCGGATCTGACCAAGCTCACCAACGCTGAGACGGTCTCGCTCTTGCTGTATCACTCCGTTGCTGGTTACACTCCCAAGGGCACTTTGAAGTCCACCACTACTCCGATCAGTACCTTGGCTACCAATGGTGCTGGAAAGTACGATTTGACTGTGACGCATGACGGTGACTCGGTGGTTCTACATACCGGCGTTGACTCATCTAGACTCGCCGACACTGTTCTCGATGCAACCCCATTCGCCATTTTCACAATCGACAGTGTGCTGCTTCCAACAGAGCTGTTCGGCAAATCTCCGTCACCGGCTCCGGGACCGGCACCGGAGTCATCTCCGTCACCTGCACCGGTTCTAGCTCCAAGTCCTGCTCCGGCGTCTGTTGAGGCTCCATCACCTCTTGGGGCTTCGCCACCGGCACCGCCATCGGACACGCCGGGAGGTGCTCCTTCTGATGCTCCGTCGGCCGAATCGGAGAACAGTACCTCGACGGATGCAGCTGGTCACGTGAGAGCTCCTGCATTGCTGATTCTACTGGTCACTGTGGTTGCAACTGTCATTTCCTCAATCTTCTTGTCCTGATTAGTAAATTCGAGGATcccataatttatttgtttttatttatttgtttctctgttttttttttttttttaatcggaTGTTACTGGCttagagtttttgtttttaattttaattttatttttaatttatggatGGAATTGAGGTAGCTGCGCATTTTAGCAGCAGTGGGGTGGAGTGAAAAGGAAAGCTGGGGGACGAAATGAGGAAGTTGATGATGCTTGGTCAGCTTTGctcatttcttttgttttgttttggttttttcttattttcttttttaaatttttagtgtcatgtttttttttttttgtgatatttcGGGTGCTTCACTTCGTATTTGTTCAATGTGAGATTTCTTGATATATGTGACGAATGGTGGAAATCGAAGCGCATGGATTGGTGGATCATTATGAGCTCCACGTGGTTGAAATTGCCCGTGGCTCTGGGgtcttcatttaaaaaaaaaaaaaataaaaaattccactATTATTAGATATATACATCAACCATTCCGTTTCCAGTGGGGATTGATAATGATAACCACGCTTCATTTGATAAGAAATGATGTTTAATCGcaaaatcataaatcataaatttgtTCTTTACAGGTAAGTAACGTCTAATAGTGGGTCCATTTTGTTAAACAGACTGGACtgctttaaatttaatattccaACCAGCTtgagtgcattttttttttttttcatatttatcgatttgatttatttataataattaaatttcatctAGTCAAATGCCCTAAAAGGTGAACGATCTTGGGGTCGTTTGCCTCTTTTCTTTCTATCCATTACAGCCCTAGGTTACTTTCTTGGAACCCTTAAAAAAGACAATGCGAAcgtcaaaaatttaatttagttatagattttctttcacttttttcaTTTAATGTTATAAAGtcaataaatgtttatattttcataacaattatatttacagtaaattatatttgtatttttatctaTACATGCCAAAGCTACAATAATTTTTcggtttaaaaatatttataaaatgctTAATTTAACTCAATAATATcaaggttaaaaaaatatatatccataaaaaGAGTTTAGaactttcagcaaaaaaaacGGAGTTTTAGAATATTAAAAGATCATGTTAATGAACTAACATTTATCATGGCTGATGACCTCTATATAATTATACATTAATGTGAAATACCCTATTAccataaaattgttaaaaaataataataaaaggaaaaaaaaaaaaaaagtgagagcGACTTGTGTTGATGGAAGAGCGACGTCGTTTGGAGATCTTAATGCATATATCTGTTAGCGGCGCATAGTTGAACAGAATGAGGAATCGAAGCGACGACATGGCGACCCAGCTTGAGGTTCCTCCGGGCACTGCAGGCACAAGCAACGCAACCACGACCACCGCGCCGCCTGAGGAACGGCACCGTTCCATTTTCGAAGTACCGCAAAACTTCTTCGATTCCTGCAATCTTCTTCCTTCCCCTCACTCTTTAGCCCTTTCAACCTCCGAGACCTCCAACAACTCCACTCTTGAAACCCTCGACGAATCCGAGCCTGAAGCAGAAGCCAAGGAGAAGCGCTTCCAAAACCTAGCAACTAGGTGGACCTGCAATACCTGCAGGGGCGAATTCGAGTCCCTCAAAGACCAGCGCTCACACTTCAAGTCCGACATTCACCGATTCAATGTAATTCCACTTCTATATCCTTTCATTTATGTTCTGTGTATTTTCCTTAAGAGGGAAATTGCCAAAGGTACTGTTTGGTAGAGCTACTGAATTCTCGAAATTCTAGGGTGCAAAAATTTTGCATTTGGATCCATTTGAACTGTCGGATGAAGCTCATCATTGGTTGTTTACATTTGTGATATTAGGTGAAACTGAGCATTGCTGGAAAGAACATTGTAAAGGAGGAAGATTTTGATGAGTTAACATCTGAGTCTTTTAAAGACTATGATGTATCGAGTATATCAGGATCGGAAGATGAGGTGGAAAAGGAAATTTACGATCGTAAGGGTTCGGCCGCGAGTGTTAAGCAGAAGTTGTTCGTCCGCCTTCAAACGGGCGAGAGAATTTCGGTTTGGAAGTGTTTAATTATGGAGCAGTCTGAGAATATTGTGTTTGAGAATGATAAAGCAGGTTGGATTGGTGAACATGGAAG
It encodes:
- the LOC107423710 gene encoding fasciclin-like arabinogalactan protein 8; protein product: MGALQPFFVVCLGLLAFNALVSAHNITELLAAFPEYSEYNNYLSQTKLDDEINSRQTITVLVFNNGAMSSLAGKHPLSVIKKALSLHVVLDYYDAQKLHQISKGTTLSTTLYQTTGNAPGNYGFVNITDLQGGKVSFGSAAPGSKLSSSYTKSVKQIPYNISVLEISEPIIAPGLLTAPAPSASDLNITGLLEKAGCKTFAALILSSGVIKTYQSAAEKGLTIFAPNDEAFKAKGVPDLTKLTNAETVSLLLYHSVAGYTPKGTLKSTTTPISTLATNGAGKYDLTVTHDGDSVVLHTGVDSSRLADTVLDATPFAIFTIDSVLLPTELFGKSPSPAPGPAPESSPSPAPVLAPSPAPASVEAPSPLGASPPAPPSDTPGGAPSDAPSAESENSTSTDAAGHVRAPALLILLVTVVATVISSIFLS